A genomic region of Micromonospora sp. NBRC 110009 contains the following coding sequences:
- a CDS encoding putative immunity protein, which yields MILPKVRDPRFITLRRGGTLTDSDHHLLALWAASCAEHVLHLFESVQPEDPRPREAIEHARAWVRGEVKMVQARAAGGRAMGAARDLRGAARHAAYAAGQAGAVAHVAAHELGAAAYAIKAARAAAPDGESDAAGRLECRWQRDQLPEAIRELVLDDQRLRNEICWSVFDC from the coding sequence ATGATCCTCCCGAAGGTTCGGGACCCTCGCTTCATCACGCTTCGTCGCGGTGGGACCCTCACCGATTCGGATCATCATCTCCTCGCTCTTTGGGCGGCGTCGTGCGCGGAGCACGTCCTTCACCTGTTCGAGTCGGTTCAGCCCGAGGACCCACGACCACGGGAAGCGATCGAGCACGCCCGCGCCTGGGTGCGTGGTGAGGTCAAGATGGTGCAGGCTCGCGCGGCGGGCGGCCGTGCCATGGGCGCGGCCAGAGACCTGCGTGGGGCGGCGCGGCATGCCGCGTACGCTGCCGGCCAGGCCGGGGCCGTCGCACACGTGGCCGCGCACGAACTCGGTGCGGCCGCCTATGCGATCAAGGCCGCACGTGCTGCGGCCCCGGACGGCGAGAGCGATGCCGCAGGGCGACTCGAGTGCCGATGGCAGCGTGACCAACTCCCGGAGGCGATCCGCGAGCTCGTGCTCGATGACCAGCGGCTGCGGAACGAAATCTGCTGGTCGGTGTTTGACTGCTGA
- a CDS encoding GNAT family N-acetyltransferase, which produces MADRARVVSSLVASFPKDPVLRYLFPDEGTYPLYAATFFGHLFDKRVQKGTIWTIERGASTAIWEPPTTGNASSDDDLSAHLPADALARVRAYDRAVHAALPTSPFWYLGVLGTHPDSAGRRWGHAVMDAGLSRAAADGLPAVLETSNPANVEVYRRAGWQVVRTLTEPLSIWVMQQQPA; this is translated from the coding sequence GTGGCGGACCGTGCGCGAGTCGTCAGTTCATTGGTCGCCTCGTTCCCCAAGGATCCTGTCCTGCGGTATCTCTTCCCTGACGAGGGTACCTACCCGCTGTATGCGGCCACCTTCTTCGGGCACCTCTTCGACAAGCGTGTGCAGAAGGGGACGATCTGGACGATAGAGCGCGGCGCATCGACCGCCATCTGGGAACCTCCTACAACCGGGAACGCGTCCTCGGACGACGACCTCTCCGCTCACCTACCCGCCGACGCGCTCGCCCGCGTCCGCGCCTACGACCGGGCCGTGCACGCCGCCCTACCGACCTCCCCGTTCTGGTACCTCGGTGTCCTCGGCACTCACCCGGACAGCGCCGGTCGCCGGTGGGGTCACGCTGTCATGGACGCTGGGCTGAGCCGAGCCGCCGCGGACGGCCTGCCCGCGGTTTTAGAGACCAGCAACCCGGCCAACGTCGAGGTGTACCGCCGTGCCGGATGGCAGGTCGTACGTACCCTGACCGAGCCCCTGTCCATCTGGGTCATGCAGCAGCAACCGGCCTGA
- a CDS encoding P-loop NTPase, which yields MDVPGFSRQSLAQLPIIAVASGKGGVGKSSVAVAIGRELARSGRRIGLVDADIAGPDVPRMLGLRRDVPAQSVTLARWTRGGQVGSGLEAMEVGGLKVASVGFLMAGNQGLPLGSDLGDLMLGRLIKETNWGDVEALVVDLPPGISFTQQGVLSGAGRVGTILVVTPAEVSHLDTGRALGTLREVRTPVLGGVENMAYFECLLRREDRAARAGTRRAHHLGQRCRTARAAPVPARRGDRRRGSRPRPRGGGDAHRSVTRS from the coding sequence ATGGACGTACCCGGTTTCTCCCGGCAATCGCTGGCGCAACTGCCGATCATCGCCGTCGCCAGCGGCAAAGGCGGCGTGGGAAAGTCGAGCGTCGCGGTCGCGATCGGACGTGAGCTGGCTCGATCCGGCCGCAGGATCGGATTGGTCGACGCCGACATCGCCGGCCCCGACGTGCCGCGCATGCTCGGCCTGCGCCGCGACGTGCCGGCCCAGTCGGTCACCCTCGCGCGGTGGACGCGCGGCGGCCAGGTCGGCTCCGGGCTGGAAGCAATGGAGGTGGGCGGCCTCAAGGTCGCGTCCGTGGGCTTCCTCATGGCAGGCAACCAGGGGCTCCCGCTTGGGTCGGACCTGGGCGACCTCATGCTCGGCCGGTTGATCAAGGAAACGAACTGGGGTGATGTCGAGGCCCTCGTCGTGGATCTGCCGCCCGGCATCAGCTTCACGCAGCAGGGCGTGCTCTCTGGTGCCGGACGGGTGGGAACGATCCTGGTGGTGACGCCGGCCGAGGTCTCCCATCTGGACACGGGTCGGGCCCTCGGCACGCTCCGGGAGGTGCGGACGCCGGTGCTGGGCGGGGTGGAGAACATGGCGTACTTCGAATGCCTGCTGCGGCGAGAAGATCGAGCTGCACGCGCCGGCACCCGACGAGCGCACCATCTGGGCCAGCGGTGTCGAACGGCTCGCGCGGCTCCCGTTCCGGCCCGACGCGGTGATCGACGCCGCGGATCTCGCCCCCGTCCTCGAGGCGGTGGCGACGCACATCGCAGCGTGACCCGCTCCTGA
- a CDS encoding ADP-ribosylglycohydrolase family protein, with amino-acid sequence MTPTVPLDVIQSDRAAGVLLAAACGDALGVPYEFGPPLPANEQPEMRGGGLGPYAPGEYSDDTQMAMCIAEVSATGADLCRSDSLDRIAGHFLRWKREGASDIGAQTRRVLDAVSHVSGPGIAAAMRDAAADLHRRTGRSAGNGSLMRTAPVALAYLGDPEALAEAARAVSELTHYDPLAADACVLWCAGIRRAVLDGTFDGVREGLDLLPAQRRDRWSGWLTEAESKPPEQFRPNGFVVPALQAAWSAITHTDVPDHNPRQGSFPCQQLERALTAAVRAGDDTDTVAAIAGALLGARWGSSAVPLAWQRIVHGWPNRHAADLIRLAVLTARGGTTDRGGWPGCARAPRQPVAPLMLAHPHDPGVILGNLHTDPAAARADAVVSLCRVGCDDFNDVPVANRVSAWLVDQPGANAQPHFVVDQAARMVLELRKKGHVVLLHCAAGQSRTPAVAARYTTLTTGAPARSALAELRALLGTHGWTLNPELLQVVEQL; translated from the coding sequence ATGACACCGACTGTGCCGCTGGATGTGATCCAGAGCGACCGGGCTGCCGGTGTGCTCCTCGCTGCGGCGTGCGGTGACGCGCTGGGCGTGCCGTACGAGTTCGGACCGCCGCTTCCGGCGAACGAGCAGCCTGAGATGCGCGGTGGGGGACTCGGCCCATACGCGCCGGGTGAGTACAGCGATGACACCCAGATGGCGATGTGCATCGCGGAGGTCTCCGCCACCGGGGCGGACCTGTGCCGCAGCGACTCCCTCGACCGCATCGCTGGCCACTTTCTCCGGTGGAAACGGGAGGGCGCCAGCGACATCGGTGCACAGACCCGCAGGGTCCTGGACGCGGTCTCGCACGTGAGCGGACCGGGCATTGCCGCGGCGATGCGAGACGCAGCCGCTGATCTGCACCGGCGGACTGGCCGCAGCGCCGGCAACGGGTCGCTGATGCGCACCGCGCCGGTTGCGCTGGCCTATCTCGGCGATCCGGAGGCGCTCGCGGAAGCCGCCCGCGCAGTCAGTGAGCTGACCCATTACGACCCCCTGGCCGCGGACGCGTGTGTGCTGTGGTGCGCCGGCATCCGCCGGGCGGTGCTCGACGGGACCTTCGACGGGGTACGCGAGGGTCTGGACCTGCTGCCCGCGCAACGCCGTGACCGATGGTCGGGCTGGTTGACCGAGGCGGAGTCCAAGCCGCCGGAGCAGTTCCGGCCCAACGGGTTCGTGGTCCCCGCGTTGCAAGCCGCCTGGTCGGCGATCACACACACCGACGTTCCGGACCACAACCCACGCCAGGGTAGTTTCCCCTGCCAGCAGCTCGAACGCGCTCTAACCGCGGCGGTCCGTGCCGGCGACGACACCGACACCGTCGCGGCGATCGCCGGCGCACTGCTCGGCGCCCGATGGGGCTCCTCCGCAGTGCCCCTGGCCTGGCAGCGCATCGTTCACGGCTGGCCGAACCGGCACGCCGCGGACCTGATCCGCCTGGCCGTGCTGACCGCCCGAGGCGGCACCACCGACCGCGGCGGATGGCCAGGCTGCGCCCGCGCGCCACGGCAACCGGTCGCGCCGTTGATGCTGGCGCACCCGCACGACCCGGGGGTGATCCTCGGCAACCTCCACACCGACCCGGCCGCGGCCCGCGCCGACGCGGTGGTCTCCCTGTGTCGCGTCGGCTGCGACGACTTCAACGACGTGCCCGTGGCCAACCGGGTGTCGGCGTGGCTGGTCGACCAGCCCGGCGCCAATGCGCAGCCGCACTTCGTCGTCGATCAGGCCGCCCGGATGGTCCTCGAATTGCGCAAGAAGGGCCACGTCGTGCTGCTGCACTGCGCCGCCGGTCAGAGTCGCACGCCCGCGGTCGCCGCCCGCTACACGACCTTGACCACCGGCGCACCGGCGCGCTCCGCGCTGGCTGAACTGCGCGCGCTGCTCGGCACGCACGGCTGGACACTCAACCCGGAACTACTGCAGGTCGTCGAGCAGCTGTGA
- a CDS encoding transposase → MHFWPPAPPWPQHITPSLAATATGKHYASCSWPANTPTQLAPPPVFKALLLTAPDQLREPLRRQSTPQQTATCARLRVHARHTPTEQILRQTLRSLAQRIRQLDREIRANERQLNGLVDAIMPALLAEPGVGPVSAANLIVAWSHPGRCRSEAAFAALAGVSPLQASSGRITRHRLNRFGDRQLNRALHTIVNWRMIHGHGPTQHYLTRRRAQQKSDAEIRRCLKRYTARHMFRLMEAAATT, encoded by the coding sequence ATGCACTTCTGGCCGCCCGCACCGCCCTGGCCGCAGCACATCACGCCCAGCCTCGCAGCGACGGCGACCGGGAAGCATTACGCATCCTGCTCGTGGCCCGCGAACACGCCAACGCAACTCGCACCGCCGCCCGTGTTCAAGGCATTGCTGCTGACCGCACCCGACCAACTACGCGAGCCGCTGCGCCGACAGTCAACGCCGCAGCAGACAGCCACATGCGCCCGGCTGCGCGTCCACGCCCGCCACACCCCCACCGAGCAGATCCTGCGGCAGACGCTACGCAGTCTGGCCCAACGCATCCGTCAGCTCGACCGAGAGATCCGCGCCAACGAGCGCCAACTCAACGGTCTGGTCGACGCGATCATGCCCGCGTTACTGGCCGAACCCGGCGTTGGTCCGGTCAGCGCCGCAAACTTGATCGTCGCCTGGTCCCACCCCGGCCGGTGCCGCTCCGAAGCCGCCTTTGCTGCCCTGGCCGGGGTCAGCCCGCTACAGGCCTCCTCCGGCCGCATCACCCGTCATCGGCTCAACCGCTTCGGCGATCGCCAGCTCAACCGAGCCCTGCACACCATCGTGAATTGGCGCATGATCCACGGCCACGGACCGACCCAGCACTACCTGACCCGCCGGCGCGCCCAGCAAAAGTCCGACGCCGAGATCCGCCGATGCCTCAAGCGCTACACCGCCCGACACATGTTCCGACTTATGGAAGCCGCTGCAACGACTTGA
- a CDS encoding DUF2277 domain-containing protein — translation MCRNIRVLHNFEPPATGDEIEAAALQYVRKVSGTTRPSAANAEAFDEAVRAVTTATRTLLDSLVTKAPPRDREVEAAKAKARAAERYGLPAAASD, via the coding sequence ATGTGCAGGAACATTCGCGTGCTCCACAACTTCGAACCGCCCGCGACCGGCGATGAAATCGAGGCCGCCGCCCTCCAGTACGTGCGCAAGGTCAGCGGAACGACACGGCCGTCCGCCGCCAACGCGGAGGCGTTCGACGAGGCGGTCCGCGCTGTCACGACGGCCACCCGAACGCTACTGGACAGCCTCGTGACGAAGGCGCCTCCCCGTGACCGCGAGGTGGAGGCCGCGAAGGCCAAGGCGCGCGCGGCCGAAAGGTATGGGCTTCCAGCGGCGGCCTCGGACTGA
- a CDS encoding amino acid ABC transporter ATP-binding protein has translation MNPVVQASGVRMSYGDVQVLNGVDLTVASGEVSCVIGPSGSGKSTFLRCINGLEPVLGGSLRVLDEEVGHTLRDGRYHPWTPKEFATFRRNIGMVFQRFNLFAHQNALENVSCGPVHVLNIPPDRARRLAMEHLERVGLADHAHKRPHQLSGGQQQRVAIARALAMNPALMLFDEPTSALDPELVDEVLEVMKGLAAEGMTMVVVTHEIAFAREVGDWLTFFADGVVVERGRPRELLAAPGHERTRAFLSSVLSQEQRQEI, from the coding sequence GTGAACCCCGTCGTACAGGCCTCGGGTGTCCGGATGAGCTACGGCGACGTGCAGGTGCTCAACGGCGTGGACCTCACCGTGGCTTCTGGCGAGGTGAGCTGCGTCATCGGCCCCTCCGGCTCGGGTAAGTCCACATTCCTGCGGTGCATCAATGGCCTGGAGCCGGTGCTGGGCGGAAGCCTGCGGGTGCTCGACGAGGAGGTTGGCCACACCCTGCGCGACGGCAGGTACCACCCCTGGACGCCCAAGGAGTTCGCCACCTTCCGCCGGAACATCGGCATGGTGTTCCAACGCTTCAACCTGTTCGCCCACCAGAACGCGCTGGAGAACGTCAGCTGCGGCCCCGTCCACGTGCTGAACATCCCGCCGGACCGGGCTAGGAGATTGGCGATGGAGCACCTGGAGCGCGTGGGCCTGGCCGACCACGCACACAAGCGTCCCCACCAGCTCTCCGGCGGCCAGCAGCAGCGGGTGGCCATCGCCAGGGCGCTGGCGATGAACCCGGCGCTGATGCTGTTCGACGAGCCGACCTCCGCGCTGGACCCCGAGCTGGTCGACGAGGTCCTGGAGGTCATGAAGGGCCTCGCCGCCGAGGGGATGACGATGGTCGTGGTCACCCACGAGATCGCCTTCGCCAGGGAGGTCGGCGACTGGCTGACCTTCTTCGCCGATGGCGTGGTCGTCGAGCGGGGCCGTCCCCGCGAACTCCTGGCCGCCCCAGGGCACGAACGGACCAGGGCGTTCCTCTCCAGCGTGCTCAGCCAGGAGCAACGCCAGGAAATCTAG
- a CDS encoding amino acid ABC transporter permease — MRTEPIADASGLLVPVARPWHWGRWLAAAVALAIAGRLAYLVVANPRLDWGKVAEYLFANRILDGVWVTIEISVLATALGLVLGVLVAILRLSHNPVLGGLATFYIWFFRGTPVLVQLIFWYNLAFLFPELVLKIPFTMIGLKWDTNQVMTGFTSAMLGLGLNLAAYFAETVRAGIQAVDRGQTEAAFALGMTPARRMRVIVLPQALRIIIPPTGNEFISMLKTTSLVYVVAGHDLMTNASQIYKANNLIMELLIVASLWYMLITAVATFLQGRLERRFGSDAVRLVRSGGVAARILPKVAA; from the coding sequence GTGCGGACCGAACCGATCGCCGACGCGTCGGGCCTGCTGGTCCCCGTAGCGCGTCCCTGGCACTGGGGCCGCTGGCTGGCCGCGGCCGTCGCGTTGGCGATCGCCGGTCGGCTGGCGTACCTGGTCGTGGCCAACCCGCGCCTCGACTGGGGCAAGGTCGCCGAGTACCTGTTCGCCAACCGGATCCTGGACGGGGTCTGGGTCACCATTGAGATCTCGGTGCTGGCGACGGCCCTCGGGCTGGTGCTCGGCGTGCTGGTCGCGATCCTGCGGCTGTCGCACAATCCGGTGCTGGGCGGCCTGGCCACCTTCTACATCTGGTTCTTCCGCGGCACGCCGGTGCTGGTGCAGCTCATCTTCTGGTACAACCTCGCGTTCCTGTTCCCCGAACTGGTGCTCAAGATCCCGTTCACCATGATCGGCCTCAAGTGGGACACCAACCAGGTGATGACCGGCTTCACCTCGGCCATGCTGGGGCTGGGGCTGAACCTGGCGGCCTACTTCGCCGAGACGGTGCGCGCAGGAATCCAGGCCGTCGATCGCGGGCAGACCGAGGCGGCGTTCGCGCTGGGCATGACTCCCGCAAGGCGGATGCGGGTCATCGTGCTGCCGCAGGCGCTGCGCATCATCATCCCCCCGACCGGCAACGAGTTCATCTCCATGCTGAAGACCACCTCACTGGTCTATGTGGTCGCCGGGCACGATCTGATGACCAACGCGAGCCAGATCTACAAGGCGAACAACCTGATTATGGAGCTGCTGATCGTGGCGAGCCTGTGGTACATGCTCATTACCGCCGTGGCGACCTTCCTGCAGGGCAGGCTGGAACGCCGCTTCGGCTCGGACGCCGTACGGCTGGTGCGCAGCGGTGGCGTGGCGGCACGGATCCTGCCGAAGGTGGCCGCGTGA
- a CDS encoding ABC transporter substrate-binding protein, whose translation MLAAGALVAGTAACGAQRLDDGNASDVAAKMPAVTLDQAPAEEKAADVINAITPDKDLAAKAPASLKSGGLKVVSSIGYPPMELFASDGKTPIGFDPALARAIARKLGVKVTITDEEFNSQIPGVLTGRYDFVISSMTDNQERQGQVTFVDYVQAGAGMLVKKGNPAAIAGPGDLCGKTVSVVDNGSSMDLAESYGADCKKGGKPAVNILKFPGDSEAMLQVSNGRAQASITDYVVAAHKSADPKLAMEAIALEGTESPWGIGMKPDNKELIDSVKGALDSLIQNGEYGKLLAAWNLEKLAVQSAVINGGK comes from the coding sequence ATGCTCGCTGCCGGCGCGCTGGTCGCCGGCACCGCGGCCTGCGGTGCCCAGCGCCTGGACGACGGCAACGCGTCCGACGTGGCAGCCAAGATGCCCGCCGTCACCCTCGACCAGGCTCCCGCCGAAGAGAAGGCGGCCGACGTCATCAACGCCATCACCCCCGACAAGGACCTCGCGGCCAAGGCGCCGGCGAGCCTGAAGTCCGGCGGTTTGAAGGTCGTCTCCTCCATCGGCTACCCGCCGATGGAGCTGTTCGCGAGCGACGGCAAGACGCCGATCGGCTTCGACCCGGCGCTGGCCAGGGCGATCGCCAGGAAGCTCGGCGTCAAGGTGACCATCACCGACGAGGAGTTCAACTCCCAGATTCCCGGTGTGCTCACCGGCCGCTACGACTTCGTCATCTCCTCGATGACCGACAACCAGGAGCGGCAGGGCCAGGTCACTTTCGTCGACTACGTGCAAGCGGGCGCCGGGATGCTGGTCAAGAAGGGCAATCCTGCCGCCATCGCGGGACCCGGGGATCTGTGCGGCAAGACCGTGTCCGTCGTCGACAACGGCTCATCGATGGACCTGGCCGAGAGCTACGGTGCCGACTGCAAGAAGGGCGGCAAGCCCGCGGTGAACATCCTGAAGTTTCCGGGCGACTCGGAGGCCATGCTCCAGGTGAGCAACGGCCGGGCACAGGCCAGCATCACCGACTACGTGGTAGCCGCCCACAAGTCCGCCGACCCCAAGCTCGCGATGGAGGCGATCGCGCTCGAGGGCACCGAGAGCCCGTGGGGCATCGGGATGAAGCCGGACAACAAGGAGCTGATCGACTCCGTCAAGGGCGCGCTGGACTCACTCATTCAGAACGGGGAGTACGGCAAGCTGTTGGCGGCGTGGAACCTGGAGAAGCTAGCCGTCCAGTCCGCCGTGATCAATGGCGGTAAGTGA
- a CDS encoding amidohydrolase produces the protein MSIRVYRNTAIHTGDSGNPLAEAMAVDGDRLLAVGGEAEVREAAGRKAELIDLEGAAVLPGLYDAHIHTAQYAQSLGAVDLREVRCLDDALAMVAAHAARLRPGAWLFGGRWNSNTWDPPAQPDRYALDSVCPELPVALPSVDGHTVWANSAALGLAGIDASTPDPVGGEIVRDANGEPTGILREAASYPLRNLMVSPDLRDLLRAAQEELLALGLTSVHDIDGEDCRAAYLALRDADELKLRVHKAIPLVHLEAAIAEGRRTGQGDDWFRTGPVKIFSDGALGSHTCHMSKSFAGEQDNVGIAVTPYEDLVKLFASAADAGIAVATHAIGDQANHLVIDAYEALGRTPGLRHRIEHAQHLRPADLTRMARLGVVASMQPVHCTSDIDLVDSLLAGHDLASYAWRGMLNVGVALAFGSDAPVESPDPFAALYAAVTRARPDGTPAGGWQPEQRLSMAEALTAHTLGSAYAAGEEDRKGILAPGKLADFIAVDTDPHRESPDAVLHTKVMTTVGGGEIRWQRP, from the coding sequence ATGAGCATCCGCGTGTACCGCAACACCGCCATCCATACCGGAGACAGCGGCAACCCCTTGGCTGAGGCCATGGCCGTGGACGGCGACCGCCTGCTGGCCGTCGGCGGGGAAGCGGAGGTGCGCGAGGCCGCGGGCCGGAAAGCGGAGCTGATCGACCTGGAGGGAGCGGCGGTGCTCCCCGGGCTCTACGACGCTCACATCCACACCGCGCAGTACGCGCAGAGCCTGGGCGCCGTGGACCTGCGTGAGGTGCGCTGCCTGGACGACGCCCTCGCCATGGTGGCCGCGCACGCGGCGCGGCTGCGGCCGGGCGCCTGGCTGTTCGGCGGCCGGTGGAACAGCAACACCTGGGATCCGCCGGCACAGCCGGACCGGTACGCGCTGGACTCGGTCTGTCCCGAACTGCCGGTCGCGTTGCCGAGCGTGGACGGCCACACCGTGTGGGCCAACTCTGCGGCCCTGGGGCTGGCCGGCATCGACGCGAGCACTCCCGACCCGGTGGGCGGCGAGATCGTCCGGGACGCGAACGGGGAGCCGACCGGCATCCTGCGGGAGGCGGCCTCGTACCCGCTGCGCAACCTCATGGTCTCCCCCGACCTGCGCGACCTGCTGCGCGCCGCCCAGGAGGAACTGCTCGCGCTCGGCCTGACCAGCGTCCACGACATCGACGGCGAGGACTGCCGGGCCGCCTACCTGGCTCTACGCGACGCCGACGAACTGAAGCTGCGCGTCCACAAGGCGATCCCGCTGGTCCACCTGGAGGCGGCCATCGCCGAAGGCCGCCGCACCGGGCAGGGCGACGACTGGTTCCGCACCGGGCCCGTGAAGATCTTCAGCGACGGGGCGCTCGGCTCGCACACCTGCCACATGAGCAAGTCCTTCGCCGGCGAGCAGGACAACGTGGGTATCGCGGTCACCCCGTACGAGGACCTCGTCAAGCTGTTCGCCAGCGCCGCGGATGCCGGCATCGCAGTGGCCACACACGCCATCGGCGACCAGGCCAACCACCTGGTGATCGACGCCTACGAGGCGCTCGGCCGGACGCCGGGGCTGCGCCACCGCATCGAGCACGCGCAGCACCTGCGGCCCGCCGACCTGACCAGGATGGCCAGGCTGGGCGTCGTCGCCTCGATGCAGCCGGTGCACTGCACCAGCGACATCGACCTGGTCGACTCCCTGCTGGCCGGCCACGATCTGGCCTCCTACGCCTGGCGCGGGATGCTGAACGTCGGCGTCGCGCTGGCGTTCGGCTCCGACGCCCCCGTCGAAAGTCCCGACCCCTTCGCCGCGCTGTACGCCGCCGTGACCCGAGCCCGCCCCGACGGCACCCCCGCCGGCGGCTGGCAACCCGAGCAGCGGCTGAGCATGGCCGAGGCCCTCACCGCCCACACCCTGGGCTCGGCCTACGCCGCTGGCGAGGAAGACCGCAAGGGCATCCTCGCGCCCGGCAAACTCGCCGACTTCATCGCCGTGGATACCGATCCCCACCGGGAATCGCCGGACGCGGTGCTGCACACCAAGGTCATGACGACCGTCGGCGGCGGCGAAATCCGCTGGCAGCGACCCTGA
- a CDS encoding LysR family transcriptional regulator, with translation MLKPEHLRTLCEVIQLGSFAAAANRLGYTSSAVSQQIATLERQLGVKLFDRSAHSVVPTSAARVLARHAETVLTDMARMVATVQAVHRNSGRQFHLGVFPSFVDVLTGVLRRMEPRERAGIRVTVAESSQLISRLGAGGEIDAAIVYQVGNAGLSWPSALGQRWIAEDRYKVVLPRDWASELAPYRAEQLVDLPWIMHHPGSSDASVFDGVFSRWSLHPRVAGYADDFKVTMAMVEAGVGAALVPDLALRAYGPGVVVADVPWLNTSRTVFTLVRPNRETDRLLTLLDALAV, from the coding sequence ATGCTCAAGCCGGAACACCTGCGTACCCTCTGCGAGGTGATCCAGCTGGGGTCCTTCGCCGCCGCCGCCAACCGGCTCGGCTACACGTCGTCGGCCGTCTCCCAGCAGATAGCTACCCTGGAGCGGCAACTGGGCGTGAAGCTGTTCGACCGCTCGGCGCACAGCGTGGTGCCCACCAGCGCCGCCAGAGTGCTGGCCAGGCACGCGGAGACCGTGCTCACCGACATGGCGCGGATGGTCGCCACCGTTCAGGCGGTCCACCGCAACAGCGGCCGACAGTTCCACCTGGGCGTCTTTCCGAGCTTCGTCGACGTGCTCACCGGCGTGCTGCGGCGGATGGAGCCCCGGGAACGCGCCGGCATCAGGGTCACGGTTGCCGAGTCCTCCCAGCTCATTTCGCGGCTGGGTGCCGGCGGCGAGATTGACGCGGCGATCGTCTACCAGGTGGGGAACGCCGGCCTGTCGTGGCCGTCCGCGCTGGGCCAGCGCTGGATCGCCGAGGACCGCTACAAGGTCGTCCTCCCGCGTGACTGGGCCAGCGAACTGGCGCCCTACCGGGCCGAGCAACTCGTTGATCTGCCATGGATCATGCATCACCCCGGCAGCAGCGACGCCTCCGTCTTCGACGGAGTGTTCTCCCGTTGGAGCCTGCACCCCCGGGTGGCCGGGTACGCGGACGACTTCAAGGTCACGATGGCGATGGTCGAGGCGGGCGTCGGTGCGGCGCTCGTCCCCGACCTCGCGCTGCGAGCGTATGGCCCTGGCGTGGTGGTCGCCGACGTGCCGTGGCTGAACACGAGCCGCACCGTCTTCACCCTCGTCCGGCCCAACCGCGAGACCGACCGCCTGCTGACCCTGCTGGACGCGCTGGCCGTCTGA
- a CDS encoding amidase, whose protein sequence is MEREAAIARSAEAIRLHSGYNILIESGAEPVIDRLAGRDLPLTARPAELSGWTFVVKDMIDVAGLRTTRGSALYGSEEALATAPCVERLERAGGLLVGKANQHEFAWGVTSENPHWGDVRNPRHEHLTPGGSSGGTAAALAAGIARVGLGTDTGGSVRIPAACCGVVGLRPRVGALSIEGVAPVAPMFDVVGPMATSVADCARVWRALSGEVTRRLDSLSGLVVGVGEACKQAGEFAHLGAELREITLPYDILPPYWTIVGAQARRTHEATYPRNATSYSEGVRRKLDDTAGIGHREYRRAVEELAAVRARFSAEMSGIDILVAPTLGGPAPRLGCDEAAVRGEVGRITAVVSALGLPALAIGDLQLVGRCEADVLRVGLCREAGGGEIPAPR, encoded by the coding sequence ATGGAACGTGAGGCGGCGATCGCCAGGTCCGCCGAGGCGATACGCCTCCACAGCGGCTACAACATCCTCATCGAGTCCGGTGCCGAGCCAGTCATCGACCGGCTCGCGGGCCGCGACCTGCCGCTGACCGCCAGACCTGCTGAGCTGTCGGGCTGGACGTTCGTGGTCAAGGACATGATTGACGTCGCGGGGCTCCGCACGACACGCGGCTCCGCCCTGTACGGAAGCGAGGAGGCGCTGGCCACCGCACCGTGCGTCGAGCGGCTGGAGCGCGCCGGAGGGCTCCTTGTCGGCAAGGCGAACCAGCACGAGTTCGCCTGGGGCGTCACGAGCGAGAACCCTCACTGGGGCGACGTGCGCAACCCGCGCCATGAGCATCTGACTCCCGGTGGGTCGAGCGGCGGCACGGCGGCGGCGCTCGCGGCCGGGATCGCCCGGGTCGGCCTCGGCACGGACACCGGCGGCTCCGTGCGGATCCCAGCGGCCTGCTGTGGCGTGGTCGGACTGCGCCCGAGGGTCGGTGCCCTGTCCATCGAGGGAGTCGCGCCCGTCGCCCCGATGTTCGATGTGGTCGGGCCGATGGCCACCTCGGTCGCCGACTGTGCGCGCGTGTGGCGGGCGCTCTCCGGAGAGGTCACCCGGCGGCTGGACTCCCTGTCGGGCCTGGTTGTCGGCGTGGGCGAGGCGTGCAAGCAGGCCGGCGAATTCGCCCACCTGGGCGCCGAGCTCCGCGAGATCACCCTGCCGTACGACATCCTTCCGCCGTACTGGACGATCGTTGGTGCGCAGGCCCGGCGCACCCACGAGGCCACGTACCCGAGGAACGCCACGAGCTACAGCGAGGGCGTCCGACGGAAGCTGGACGACACTGCCGGGATCGGCCATCGGGAGTACCGCCGGGCCGTCGAGGAGCTGGCGGCCGTCCGAGCGAGGTTCTCGGCGGAGATGTCCGGCATCGACATCCTGGTCGCGCCGACGCTCGGCGGCCCGGCACCGCGGCTCGGGTGCGACGAGGCCGCCGTCCGCGGCGAGGTCGGCCGGATCACGGCCGTCGTGTCCGCGCTCGGCCTGCCCGCGCTGGCCATCGGAGACCTGCAATTGGTGGGCCGCTGCGAAGCCGACGTACTGCGGGTCGGCCTATGCCGGGAGGCCGGCGGCGGCGAGATCCCCGCGCCACGCTGA